A part of Sus scrofa isolate TJ Tabasco breed Duroc chromosome 15, Sscrofa11.1, whole genome shotgun sequence genomic DNA contains:
- the LOC100517560 gene encoding LOW QUALITY PROTEIN: cytochrome P450 27C1 (The sequence of the model RefSeq protein was modified relative to this genomic sequence to represent the inferred CDS: inserted 2 bases in 1 codon; substituted 2 bases at 2 genomic stop codons): MRLRVRSLASLSGLRIWCSHAGLATILYESHLCCLQPTLDYLEALGLLFSLFKTSMYTGTIPKWLRDXFCRSWDGLFKFSQIHVDSRLGDIQCQPDQGQRVGAGLLTCLFLSXELMREEIYANWPDVLLKGIDTTSLTLAWAVYLLARHRDVQQPVYQELVKNLGERQVPTAADVSKVPLIQVLLKENLKEKLFPLLPGNGQVTQEDLLVGGYLIPRSIQLALCHYAMSYEDETFPQAKEFRXETCDRVGNFGSIPFGSGARSCIQRRTAELEIHLVMIQLLQHFEIKTSPQTKTIHAKPQGLLMPGEPIHVRFISRK; this comes from the exons atgaggttgagggttcgatccctggcctcactcagtgggttaaggatctggtgttcccatgcaGGATTGGCCACCATCCTGTATGAGAGTCATCTATGCTGCCTGCAGCCCACGCTGGACTACCTCGAGGCCCTGGGGCTCCTATTCAGCCTGTTCAAGACCTCCATGTACACGGGCACCATCCCCAAGTGGCTCCGGGA GTTCTGCAGGTCCTGGGATGGACTCTTCAAGTTCA GCCAAATTCATGTTGACAGCAGGCTGGGGGACATACAGTGCCAGCCTGACCAGGGGCAGAGAGTTGGAGCTGGGCTGCTCACATGCCTCTTCCTCAGCTAGGAGCTGATGCGGGAGGAGATCTACGCTAACTGGCCAGAT gtcctgtt aaagggCATTGATACT ACATCCCTCACGTTGGCCTGGGCGGTGTATCTCCTTGCAAGACACCGGGACGTGCAGCAGCCGGTGTACCAGGAGCTAGTGAAGAATCTGGGGGAAAGGCAGGTCCCCACAGCCGCAGACGTCTCTAAAGTCCCTTTGATCCAAGTTCTGCTTAAGGAGAACTTGAAGGAAAA GCTGTTTCCATTGCTGCCAGGGAATGGCCAGGTCACCCAGGAGGACCTGCTTGTTGGCGGGTATCTGATTCCCAGAAGC ATCCAGCTGGCCCTCTGCCACTATGCCATGTCCTACGAGGATGAAACCTTCCCTCAGGCCAAGGAGTTCCGGTAGGAAACCTGTGACAGGGTGGGCAACTTTGGGTCCATCCCCTTTGGCTCTGGGGCTCGAAGCTGCATCCAGCGGAGGACTGCAGAACTGGAGATCCACCTGGTCATGATCCAG tTGCTTCAGCATTTTGAGATCAAAACATCTCCTCAGACTAAAACCATTCATGCAAAACCCCAGGGGCTTCTGATGCCAGGGGAGCCCATCCATGTGCGTTTCATCAGCAGGAAGTAG